In a single window of the Deinococcus aetherius genome:
- a CDS encoding DUF402 domain-containing protein, which yields MRAAEPVKIERHDVEGRQHHTNTGVRPVHTYREHAHGLFVARDFVAHPRIRHWQAHLLPEIGVQVCRYDFHGPREHDYYIDIATVTRAGDLWTVRDHYLDVIVHDGMAAEIVDTDELLAAHEAGHIGADELCRAVSIAHRVASGLVRARYSVPEWLAGQGVRVEWLAMPETVAV from the coding sequence ATGCGCGCGGCGGAACCCGTGAAAATTGAGCGGCACGACGTGGAGGGAAGGCAACACCACACCAACACGGGGGTGCGCCCGGTCCACACCTACCGTGAGCACGCGCATGGGCTTTTCGTCGCCCGGGACTTCGTGGCCCACCCGCGCATTCGTCATTGGCAGGCGCACCTCCTCCCGGAGATCGGCGTGCAGGTCTGCCGCTACGACTTCCACGGCCCCCGCGAACACGACTACTACATCGACATCGCCACCGTGACCCGCGCGGGCGACCTCTGGACCGTCCGCGATCACTACCTCGACGTCATCGTCCACGACGGCATGGCCGCCGAGATCGTGGACACCGACGAACTCCTCGCCGCCCACGAGGCGGGCCACATCGGCGCGGACGAGTTGTGCCGGGCCGTCTCCATCGCCCACCGGGTCGCCTCCGGCCTCGTGCGCGCCCGCTACAGCGTGCCCGAGTGGCTGGCGGGGCAGGGGGTGCGGGTGGAGTGGCTGGCCATGCCCGAGACGGTGGCCGTCTGA
- a CDS encoding polyamine ABC transporter substrate-binding protein, which translates to MKRALFLTAALLSLNACYRVEPEDAGATIPPPTARNDGRTLRIFMWSDYIDPEVVKDFEKREGVRVVIDTFESNENMLAKLQGGGAAYDLATPSNYVVQTMVRAGLLQPMRKELLGNFGNIAAGFLNPNFDPGNTYTVPYQYAATGLAYNAKRYTPPQESWNLIFGPTDTVRFALLDDPREVIGAALKYLGYSVNTGRVEELRAARDLLRRTVAKRGFESFSGGPEIRNKLLAGSIDLGQIYVGDLLQGTAEDPNLKVFLPREGTTISTDTLVLLRSSPSPALARRFVDFVLDPEVSAAISNYTFYGNPNREAQPLLDPFLRSQKAFNPSQEELTSGRVEFINELPRGTTTRLYDRIWTDLKTR; encoded by the coding sequence GTGAAAAGGGCGCTCTTCCTCACCGCCGCCCTCCTGTCCCTGAACGCCTGTTACCGGGTGGAGCCGGAGGACGCGGGCGCCACCATCCCTCCGCCCACGGCACGCAACGACGGGCGCACCCTGCGCATCTTCATGTGGTCGGACTACATCGACCCCGAGGTGGTGAAGGACTTCGAGAAACGCGAGGGCGTGCGCGTCGTCATCGACACCTTCGAGAGCAACGAGAACATGCTCGCCAAGTTGCAGGGGGGCGGGGCCGCCTACGACCTCGCCACGCCGAGCAATTACGTGGTGCAGACGATGGTGCGGGCCGGACTGCTCCAGCCCATGCGGAAGGAACTGCTGGGAAACTTCGGCAACATCGCCGCCGGGTTCCTGAACCCCAACTTCGATCCCGGCAACACGTACACCGTGCCGTACCAGTACGCCGCGACGGGGCTCGCTTACAACGCCAAGCGTTACACGCCGCCGCAGGAGAGCTGGAACCTGATCTTCGGCCCCACCGACACCGTGCGCTTCGCCCTCCTCGACGACCCGCGCGAGGTGATCGGGGCGGCCCTCAAGTACCTGGGCTACTCGGTGAACACGGGCAGGGTCGAGGAACTGCGCGCCGCCCGCGACCTGCTGCGCCGCACGGTCGCCAAACGCGGCTTCGAGTCCTTCAGCGGCGGACCCGAGATTCGCAACAAGCTGCTCGCGGGGAGCATCGACCTGGGCCAGATTTACGTGGGTGACCTCCTGCAAGGCACCGCCGAGGACCCCAACCTCAAGGTCTTCCTCCCGCGCGAGGGCACGACGATCAGCACCGACACCCTCGTCCTGCTGCGGAGCAGCCCCAGCCCGGCGCTCGCTCGCCGCTTCGTGGACTTCGTGCTCGACCCCGAGGTCAGCGCCGCCATCAGCAACTACACCTTCTACGGCAACCCGAACCGGGAGGCGCAGCCCCTCCTCGACCCCTTCCTGCGGTCGCAGAAGGCGTTCAACCCGAGCCAGGAGGAATTGACCTCGGGGCGAGTGGAGTTCATCAACGAACTGCCGCGCGGCACGACGACCCGGCTCTACGACCGCATCTGGACGGACCTCAAGACGCGGTAG
- a CDS encoding U32 family peptidase has protein sequence MPDAARRRARVKPEVMSPVGGWSQLRAAVEAGADALFFGARAFHARAKVGFTNEELPDIMRALHERGVLGFVTFNVLVFDRELREAERQLIHLAESGVDAIIVQDLGVARLAHQICPDLPIHGSTQMSITSAEGAELARRFGASRVVLGRELSLRDIGRIASQTDLELETFVHGALCVSYSGQCFSSEAWGGRSANRGQCAQACRLPYEMLVDGVKRDLGDARYLLSPGDLYALHQVPDLIQAGVNCLKIEGRYKDADFVALTTAAYRKAVDEAWAGLPLSVTPQEERDLEQVYSRGLGPHFLSGTNHQAVVRGRAPRHRGVRVGTVRGVTERGVLVELSGEVRPGDGLVFDPANWRTPQGREEGGFLYGLWQRGRQVETVRPGETAELRFGRGAVDPARVRPGDPVWRTHDPSLSARVKPLLEAQDPVYTRPVTAHFRGHVGEVPALTLTDERGHGVTATLEVPLQPARNRALDEGALAEQLGKLGGTGYHLAGLTADLAGPGFLPVSQLNALRREAVEQFTALRGQAPERDIQARLDEALRETGAPRPTAHTPQPRLHVLVRTPEQLDAALEERPDSVTLDYLELYGLKPSVERVKEAGIPVRVASPRILKPTEQNLQKFLLSLNAELLVRSGGLLEGLQGTPDLPPLTGDFSLNAANVLTTRALLDLGLGRVTPTHDLNAAQITDLARLVGPERLEVIAYQHLPVFHTEHCVFCRFLSSGTDYTNCGHPCESHRVALRDERGFAHPVMADVGCRNTVFEGRPQVAGAHLTDWLASGLRDFRLEFVHESPQQVREVIRLHRAFLAGELGGTALETRLRALSDQGTTEGSLFVPEGFDRLPALPVL, from the coding sequence ATGCCCGATGCTGCCCGGCGCCGTGCGCGCGTGAAACCGGAAGTCATGAGTCCCGTCGGTGGCTGGTCCCAATTGCGCGCCGCCGTGGAGGCCGGGGCCGATGCCCTTTTCTTCGGCGCCCGGGCCTTCCACGCGCGGGCGAAGGTCGGCTTCACCAACGAGGAACTGCCCGACATCATGCGGGCGCTGCACGAGCGCGGGGTGCTGGGCTTCGTCACCTTCAACGTCCTCGTCTTCGACCGCGAGCTGCGCGAGGCCGAACGGCAGCTCATCCACCTCGCCGAGAGCGGGGTGGACGCGATCATCGTGCAGGACCTGGGGGTCGCGCGGCTAGCGCATCAAATCTGCCCCGATCTCCCCATCCACGGCTCCACGCAGATGAGCATCACCTCCGCCGAGGGGGCTGAACTCGCCCGCCGCTTCGGGGCGAGCCGGGTCGTTCTCGGGCGCGAACTGAGCCTGCGGGACATCGGGCGCATCGCCTCTCAGACCGACCTCGAACTCGAAACCTTCGTCCACGGCGCCCTGTGCGTCAGCTACTCCGGGCAGTGCTTCTCCTCGGAGGCGTGGGGCGGGCGGAGCGCAAACCGGGGCCAGTGCGCCCAGGCGTGCCGCCTCCCCTACGAGATGCTGGTGGACGGGGTGAAGCGCGATCTCGGCGACGCCCGCTACCTGCTCTCGCCCGGCGACCTCTACGCCCTCCATCAGGTGCCCGACCTCATCCAGGCTGGCGTGAACTGCCTGAAGATCGAGGGCCGCTACAAGGACGCCGACTTCGTGGCCCTGACGACGGCCGCCTACCGCAAGGCCGTGGACGAGGCGTGGGCGGGCCTGCCCCTCAGCGTGACTCCCCAGGAGGAGCGCGACCTGGAGCAGGTGTACTCGCGCGGCCTGGGCCCCCACTTCCTGAGCGGGACGAACCACCAGGCCGTCGTGCGGGGCCGGGCGCCCAGGCACCGGGGCGTGCGGGTGGGCACGGTGCGGGGCGTGACCGAACGCGGCGTCCTCGTCGAGCTGTCCGGGGAGGTCAGGCCGGGGGACGGCCTCGTCTTCGACCCCGCGAACTGGCGCACGCCCCAGGGACGCGAGGAGGGCGGCTTCCTGTACGGCCTGTGGCAGCGCGGGCGTCAGGTCGAGACGGTGCGCCCCGGGGAGACCGCCGAACTCCGCTTCGGGCGCGGCGCGGTGGACCCGGCGCGGGTGCGACCCGGTGACCCCGTGTGGCGGACGCACGACCCCTCCCTCTCCGCGCGGGTGAAACCCCTCCTCGAAGCGCAGGACCCCGTGTACACCCGCCCCGTGACCGCCCACTTCCGGGGCCACGTCGGGGAGGTCCCCGCCCTCACGCTGACCGACGAGCGGGGCCACGGCGTCACGGCGACCCTGGAGGTCCCCCTCCAGCCCGCCCGCAACCGCGCTCTGGATGAGGGGGCCCTCGCCGAGCAACTGGGCAAGCTGGGCGGCACGGGCTACCACCTCGCGGGCCTGACCGCCGACCTCGCCGGGCCCGGGTTCCTCCCCGTCTCGCAACTCAACGCGCTGCGGCGGGAGGCGGTGGAGCAATTCACCGCCCTGCGCGGGCAGGCTCCCGAGCGGGACATCCAGGCGCGGCTGGACGAGGCGTTGCGCGAGACCGGAGCCCCACGCCCCACCGCCCACACCCCACAACCCCGCCTCCACGTCCTCGTCCGCACCCCCGAGCAACTGGACGCCGCGTTGGAGGAACGGCCAGACTCCGTCACCCTCGACTACCTGGAGCTGTACGGTCTGAAACCCAGCGTCGAGCGGGTGAAAGAGGCGGGCATCCCCGTCCGCGTCGCCAGCCCGCGCATCCTCAAGCCGACCGAGCAGAACCTCCAGAAGTTCCTGCTGTCGCTGAATGCGGAGTTGCTGGTGCGGTCGGGCGGGCTGCTCGAAGGCTTGCAGGGCACGCCCGACCTGCCCCCGCTCACGGGTGACTTCAGCCTCAACGCGGCGAACGTCCTCACCACCCGCGCGCTGCTCGACCTGGGGCTGGGGCGCGTGACGCCCACGCACGACCTCAACGCCGCGCAGATCACCGACCTCGCGCGGCTGGTCGGCCCGGAGCGGCTGGAGGTCATCGCCTACCAGCATCTCCCCGTCTTCCACACCGAGCACTGCGTGTTCTGCCGTTTCCTGTCGAGCGGGACGGACTACACCAACTGCGGCCACCCCTGCGAGTCACACCGGGTCGCCCTGCGCGACGAGCGGGGGTTCGCGCACCCCGTCATGGCCGACGTGGGCTGTCGCAACACCGTCTTCGAGGGCCGTCCCCAGGTGGCGGGCGCCCACCTCACCGACTGGCTGGCCTCGGGCCTGCGCGACTTCCGCCTCGAATTCGTCCACGAGTCGCCCCAGCAGGTGCGCGAGGTGATCCGCCTGCACCGCGCCTTCCTGGCGGGGGAACTGGGCGGGACCGCCCTGGAGACCCGCCTGCGCGCCCTCTCCGACCAGGGGACGACCGAGGGGAGCCTGTTCGTGCCGGAGGGCTTCGACCGCCTGCCCGCCCTGCCCGTGCTCTAG
- a CDS encoding rhodanese-like domain-containing protein: MREVTPEEGQRMVREGALLVDVREGHEYEEVHAEGARLLPLSEFEARYGELPKDREIVMICRSGARSARAGQYLLDHGYENVVNLAGGTLAWAESGLPTEGGKG, translated from the coding sequence ATGAGGGAAGTCACGCCCGAAGAGGGGCAGAGAATGGTGCGGGAGGGCGCGCTCCTCGTGGACGTGCGCGAGGGGCACGAGTACGAGGAGGTGCACGCCGAGGGGGCGCGGCTGCTGCCGCTGAGCGAGTTCGAGGCCCGCTACGGGGAACTGCCGAAGGACCGCGAAATCGTGATGATCTGCCGCAGCGGGGCCCGCAGTGCCCGCGCGGGGCAGTACCTGCTCGACCACGGCTACGAGAACGTCGTGAACCTCGCGGGCGGCACGCTGGCCTGGGCGGAGAGCGGTCTGCCCACCGAAGGAGGGAAGGGCTGA
- a CDS encoding ACT domain-containing protein → MTRSAHLTLSVLDGEFTVAQLPPGSPLPGWATDGDLWAVVGAPGEVSVVTATRNVPDPLPDGLRVEGGWAALRLHGPFPFHLTGILAAVLNPLRDAGVGIFALSTFDTDYVLVKAGRLSDAVSALRAAGHAVGGA, encoded by the coding sequence ATGACGCGATCCGCACATTTGACGCTCTCGGTCCTGGACGGCGAGTTCACGGTGGCGCAACTTCCGCCGGGGTCTCCCCTCCCCGGCTGGGCTACGGATGGGGACCTGTGGGCGGTGGTGGGAGCGCCGGGCGAGGTCAGCGTGGTGACGGCAACCCGGAACGTGCCCGACCCACTGCCGGACGGCCTGCGGGTGGAGGGCGGCTGGGCGGCCCTACGGCTCCACGGCCCCTTTCCGTTCCACCTCACGGGCATTCTGGCGGCGGTGCTGAACCCCCTGCGCGACGCGGGCGTGGGTATCTTCGCCCTGTCCACCTTCGACACCGATTACGTGCTGGTGAAGGCCGGGCGGCTCAGCGATGCCGTCTCGGCGCTGCGGGCGGCGGGGCACGCGGTCGGGGGAGCCTGA
- a CDS encoding ABC transporter permease: MTRRADLPGSEGESRGRRAGGVSAPVPRRRTHPLLSAWAWAVFAFLYLPILVLIVFSFNNSRFGATWEGFTLRWYGVLAARSDVREALGHTLTVALSSTLVSTVLGTLVGLGLWRYSFRFRTGLTFLLVLPIVIPDVVMGVSLLMFYALVRGGLELTGWTFDNGFWTVMLAHVTFQISYVALTVRSRLAGYGPELEEAARDLGANGVQSFLRVILPLALPGVLAGALLAFTLSLDDFVVTYFTSGSGFRTLPVLIYTSVRRGVTPDINALSTLLVLFTVVAILIGNALLRPRGGRA, encoded by the coding sequence ATGACTCGGCGGGCGGACCTGCCAGGCTCCGAGGGAGAGAGCAGGGGGCGGCGGGCGGGCGGCGTGTCGGCCCCGGTGCCGCGCAGGCGCACCCACCCCCTCCTCTCCGCCTGGGCCTGGGCCGTCTTCGCCTTTCTCTACCTGCCCATCCTCGTCCTGATCGTCTTTTCCTTCAACAACTCCCGCTTCGGGGCGACGTGGGAGGGCTTCACCCTGCGGTGGTACGGGGTGCTCGCCGCCCGTTCGGACGTGCGGGAGGCGCTGGGCCACACGCTGACGGTCGCCCTGAGCAGCACGCTCGTCAGCACGGTCCTGGGCACGCTCGTCGGCCTGGGGCTGTGGCGCTACTCCTTCCGCTTCCGCACAGGGCTGACCTTCCTGCTGGTGCTGCCCATCGTCATTCCCGACGTGGTCATGGGCGTCAGCCTGCTGATGTTCTACGCCCTCGTCCGGGGCGGCCTCGAACTCACGGGCTGGACCTTCGACAATGGCTTCTGGACGGTGATGCTCGCGCACGTGACCTTCCAGATCAGTTACGTCGCGCTGACCGTCCGCTCGCGCCTCGCCGGGTACGGCCCGGAGCTGGAGGAGGCGGCGCGCGACCTGGGGGCGAACGGGGTGCAATCCTTCCTGCGGGTGATCCTGCCCCTCGCGTTGCCGGGGGTGCTCGCCGGGGCGCTCCTCGCCTTCACCCTCAGCCTGGACGACTTCGTGGTCACGTACTTCACGAGCGGCTCGGGCTTCCGCACTCTGCCCGTGTTGATCTACACGTCGGTGCGGCGCGGCGTGACGCCCGATATCAACGCGCTGAGCACCCTGCTCGTGCTGTTCACGGTCGTCGCCATCTTGATCGGGAACGCGCTGCTCAGGCCACGCGGGGGGCGGGCGTGA
- a CDS encoding stage V sporulation protein S, producing METLRVSGKSRPNAVAGAVAALLRTQGRVELQAIGPAAVNQAVKALAIARGYLVGDGLDLTVQPAFVKLDMAEEERTAVNLIVVALHLQPPAG from the coding sequence GTGGAAACCCTGCGCGTGTCCGGGAAATCCCGGCCGAATGCGGTCGCCGGGGCGGTCGCGGCCCTGCTGCGCACCCAGGGCCGGGTGGAACTCCAGGCCATCGGCCCCGCCGCCGTGAACCAGGCGGTCAAGGCGCTGGCCATCGCCCGAGGGTATCTCGTGGGCGACGGCCTCGACCTCACCGTGCAGCCCGCCTTCGTCAAGCTCGATATGGCCGAGGAGGAGCGGACCGCCGTCAACTTGATCGTCGTCGCGCTCCACCTGCAACCGCCCGCTGGCTGA
- a CDS encoding zinc metallopeptidase, giving the protein MIFGPYTFLILIIFVASLLIQGYLSRTYGQWGRVRNTHNLTGAQVARLMLDENGLSHIPVNVVPGNLSDHYDPMRKTVNLSEANYHVPSVSALAVAAHEVGHAIQDKVRMPALVLRGQLAVPLNLGMNLAPLLLLAGVFLQLSGLLWLGVILFAGALLFHLITLPVEFDASRRALAYLNGRGIVAGRESQGARAVLTAAALTYVAGFAMALAQLLNVLGIARSQSD; this is encoded by the coding sequence ATGATCTTCGGCCCGTACACGTTCCTGATCCTCATCATCTTCGTCGCCTCGCTGCTGATCCAGGGGTACCTGAGCCGCACCTACGGGCAGTGGGGGCGCGTGCGCAACACTCACAACCTGACGGGCGCGCAGGTGGCCCGCCTGATGCTCGACGAGAACGGCCTGTCGCACATTCCCGTCAACGTGGTGCCCGGCAACCTGTCGGACCACTACGACCCCATGCGCAAGACCGTGAACCTCTCCGAGGCCAACTACCACGTCCCCAGCGTCTCGGCCCTGGCAGTCGCCGCCCACGAGGTCGGCCACGCGATCCAGGACAAGGTGCGGATGCCCGCCCTGGTGCTGCGCGGTCAGCTCGCCGTGCCGCTGAACCTGGGCATGAACCTCGCGCCGCTGCTGCTCCTCGCGGGCGTGTTCCTGCAACTCAGCGGCCTGCTGTGGCTCGGCGTGATCCTCTTCGCGGGTGCTTTGCTGTTCCACCTCATCACCCTGCCCGTCGAGTTCGACGCCAGCCGCCGGGCGCTCGCCTACCTGAATGGGCGTGGCATCGTCGCGGGGCGCGAGAGCCAGGGAGCGCGGGCCGTCCTGACCGCCGCCGCCCTGACCTACGTCGCGGGCTTCGCGATGGCGCTGGCGCAGCTTCTGAACGTGCTGGGCATCGCGCGTAGCCAGAGCGACTGA
- a CDS encoding universal stress protein, producing the protein MSGDEDASRNTILVTTDTSALGDHALAHAQALAAGLGAEPCVLFVQPDPLPAVADGFAYLPVTSEEDLLEERRQVEARLAARVPGARVHVERAASRPVQSAILGVARDEGARLIVMSTHGRSGLSRAPLGSVAEGVANHSPVPVLLVRAHHRVTSWPKRAA; encoded by the coding sequence ATGTCAGGCGATGAGGACGCTTCCAGGAACACCATCCTCGTGACCACCGACACCAGCGCGCTCGGCGACCACGCCCTCGCGCACGCTCAGGCCCTCGCCGCCGGGCTGGGAGCGGAGCCGTGCGTGCTGTTCGTGCAGCCCGACCCCCTGCCCGCCGTCGCGGACGGGTTCGCCTACCTCCCCGTCACGAGCGAGGAGGACCTGCTGGAAGAACGGCGACAGGTCGAGGCCAGGCTCGCCGCCCGCGTGCCGGGAGCGCGGGTACACGTCGAGCGGGCCGCCAGTCGTCCGGTCCAGAGCGCGATCCTGGGGGTGGCGCGGGACGAGGGTGCCCGGTTGATCGTGATGAGCACCCACGGTCGCAGTGGCCTGAGCCGCGCCCCGCTCGGCAGCGTGGCGGAGGGGGTGGCCAACCACTCGCCCGTGCCCGTGCTGCTCGTGCGAGCCCACCACCGCGTGACCTCCTGGCCCAAGCGGGCCGCCTGA
- a CDS encoding metal-sulfur cluster assembly factor, with product MDDANITDANVRAKDATPEGLPSEAQVLEALKVVKDPEIPVNVVDLGLIYGVDIGEGGVVDITMTLTSVGCPVQDLIRADAEMAVGRLDGVSEVNVEFVWTPPWGPDKMTEDGKRQMRMFGFSV from the coding sequence ATGGACGACGCGAACATCACGGACGCCAACGTCAGGGCGAAGGACGCGACCCCGGAGGGATTGCCGAGCGAGGCGCAGGTGCTCGAAGCCCTCAAGGTCGTCAAGGACCCCGAGATTCCCGTCAACGTCGTGGACCTCGGGCTGATCTACGGGGTGGACATCGGCGAGGGCGGCGTCGTGGACATCACCATGACCCTCACCAGCGTGGGCTGCCCGGTGCAGGACCTCATCCGCGCGGACGCCGAGATGGCCGTCGGCCGCCTCGACGGGGTGAGCGAGGTCAACGTCGAGTTCGTCTGGACGCCGCCGTGGGGCCCGGACAAGATGACCGAGGACGGCAAGCGCCAGATGCGGATGTTCGGTTTCAGCGTGTAG
- a CDS encoding ABC transporter permease, with translation MLTLRRFLATLGPGTLWLVAFLALPLLVMLGYSLLTRTDLAQVGPPWTLENWGRVFGYDALFQEWVTDNLRVLGRSVWIAAASTLLCVLMGYPLAFYIARQGARRKNLLLLLLIIPFWTNFLIRVYAWILILRPFGLVPSTAATFLGMVYAFLPFFVLPVYASAEKVDWRLLEAAQDLGASPVRAFLAAVFPQTLPGLVAGLLLTFIPALGTFVVSDILGGAKTALIGNLVQNQFGQAGDWPYGSALSFLLMGVVLLGLWLYARTAGQKGLEELV, from the coding sequence ATGCTGACCCTCCGCCGCTTCCTCGCCACCCTCGGGCCGGGCACGCTCTGGCTCGTCGCCTTCCTCGCCCTGCCGCTGCTCGTCATGCTGGGGTACTCGCTCCTGACCCGCACGGATCTCGCGCAGGTGGGGCCGCCGTGGACGCTGGAGAACTGGGGCCGGGTCTTCGGATACGACGCTCTCTTTCAGGAGTGGGTGACGGACAACCTGCGGGTGCTCGGGCGCAGCGTGTGGATCGCGGCGGCGAGTACCTTGCTCTGCGTTCTGATGGGCTATCCCCTCGCCTTCTACATCGCCCGGCAAGGCGCACGGCGCAAGAATCTGCTCCTGCTGCTGCTCATCATCCCCTTCTGGACGAACTTCCTGATCCGGGTCTACGCCTGGATTCTGATTCTGCGTCCCTTCGGCCTCGTCCCCAGCACGGCGGCGACGTTCCTGGGCATGGTGTACGCCTTCTTGCCCTTCTTCGTGCTGCCCGTGTACGCCAGCGCCGAGAAGGTGGACTGGCGGCTGCTGGAGGCGGCGCAGGACCTCGGAGCAAGCCCGGTGCGCGCCTTCCTCGCCGCCGTGTTCCCGCAGACGCTCCCCGGCCTCGTCGCGGGTCTGCTGCTGACCTTCATCCCCGCGCTCGGCACCTTTGTCGTGAGTGACATTCTCGGCGGGGCGAAGACGGCGCTGATCGGCAACCTCGTGCAGAACCAGTTCGGGCAGGCGGGCGACTGGCCCTACGGCTCGGCGCTGAGCTTCCTGCTGATGGGCGTGGTGCTCCTGGGGCTGTGGCTCTACGCGCGGACGGCGGGGCAAAAGGGGCTGGAGGAGTTGGTATGA
- a CDS encoding rhodanese-like domain-containing protein, whose product MPLPGGVTVIDLRPEDLRRREPLERLTRLPVRAVSLDAIEDGTHGLSRDLGPLVVICERGARSGLAARYLQADGLEVSAYPGGVPALAREGEEKA is encoded by the coding sequence ATGCCTCTCCCTGGCGGCGTCACCGTCATCGACCTGCGGCCCGAGGACCTGCGGCGGCGTGAGCCCCTGGAACGGCTGACGAGGCTGCCGGTGCGTGCCGTCTCCCTCGACGCCATCGAGGACGGCACCCACGGGCTGAGCCGCGACCTCGGGCCCCTCGTCGTGATCTGCGAGCGGGGGGCGCGTTCTGGGCTGGCCGCCCGCTATCTCCAGGCGGACGGGCTGGAGGTGAGCGCCTACCCCGGCGGCGTTCCGGCCCTGGCGCGCGAGGGTGAAGAAAAGGCCTGA